A region of the Deltaproteobacteria bacterium CG2_30_66_27 genome:
CTCTTCGTCCTCGAGGAGATCCTCGAGCGTTCCTCCGGGAAGGGAAGGGAGCGTGTCTGCGCCGTCGCCTTCGGACCCGGGCTGACCGTGGAGACGGCGGCGCTCGATGCGTTGACGGGATGAGGCTCTCCGTCGCGACGAATTTCGACCCCGGGCTGGTCGATGCCCTCCGCGGGTACCCGGTCGTCGAACTGTTCGGGAAGTTGCGGGAAGACGCCGTCGGCGGCGGGCGCGCTTCCTACCAGTTCGCACCGGTGTCCCGGAAACGGTTGGCCGCACATGTGCGCGAGGCGAGGGCGGCGGGGATCTCCTTCAATTACCTCCTGAACGCGTCCTGTCTCGGCAACCGGGAGATCACGCGGGCCGGGCAGTCGGAGATCGAAGACCTCTGCGGCTGGCTTTGCGGCATCGGCGTGGAGACGGTCACCGTTTCCTCCCCGTTTCTTCTCCGGATCGTCAAGACGCGTTCCCCCGGGCTCAAGGTCCGGATCTCCGTGTTCGCGGGCGTGGACCGCGTGCGCAAGGCGCGGATGTGGGAGGAGATGGGCGCGGACGGGATCGTCCTCGACAGCCTCCTCGTGAACCGGGAGTTTTCGACGCTGGCGCGGATTCGCGAAGCGGTGAACTGCGACCTCGAACTGCTGGTGAACAACAATTGCCTCTCCTCGTGCGCCCTCTCCCCGGCCCACATGAACGCCCTGGCCCACGCGGGCCAGGAATGGCATGGAAACCGCGGCTTCTTCATCGACTGGTGCTTCCTGCGGTGCACGGAGATGAAGTTGCGCGACCCGGTGAATTACATCCGATCGGAGTGGATCCGGCCGGAGGACCTCCGGCTGTACGAAGAAATGGGGTACGACCTGTTCAAGGTGACGGAACGGGATCTTCCCACGCCGGCGATGGTCAACCGGGTCCGGGCGTATGCGGCGCGACGGTACGACGGCAATCTCCTCGACCTGGTCCAGCCGTACGCCTTGCGGGGGGGGGACGGGAGCGAACGGTATTACCGGAAGGGGATCGGGTGGTTTCTCCGGTTCCTCCTTCGGCCCGGGCTGGTCAATCCGGTCCGGATGCTCCCGCTGAAGCGGCTGGCGGACCTGCGGCACATGACCCGTCCGGTGACGGGGGAGCCTCCGGTCGTTGTCGACAACCGGGCGCTCGACGGGTTCATGGAGCGGTTCCGGGAAAAGGGGTGCCGCGACGAGGAGTGCGAGGCGTGCCGCTGGTGCCACGATTTCGCGGCGAGGGCGGTCCGGATCGACCCGGAGGAGAGCCGGCGGGCGCTGGCGGCGTACGACGATCTGTTTCGCTCCCTCGAAGGCGGGGCGATGTGGCGATATCTTCCGGGCGGGGACGGGCGGGGTACCCCTTGAGCGTACGGTTCCGGCTCAAGGCGCGGGAGGAACTCGACGTCCCCGGGCGGAAGCGGGCCTACAACGAACGCCACTTCGCAGAGGCGGCGTCGAGGTACGACCTGGCGACACGCATGATGTCCCTCGGGCGGGACGCGGCCTGGAAACGCGCGCTCGTCGCCGCCCTCCCCGTTCTCCCGTCCCCACGGTGCGTGGATCTCGCCTGCGGCACCGGCGACGTGGCGTTTCTCCTCGCGAAACGCTACCCCGGGGGGGTCGTCACGGGGATGGATCTCTCCGCGCCGATGCTGGCGATCGCGCGGGAGCGCAACCGGTTCACGAACGTCCGCTTCGAACCGGGCGACCTGTGCGACCTCCCGTTTTCCGACGGTTCCGCCGACGTCGTGACCGGGAGCTACGCCCTTCGCAACGCGCCCGACCTTCGGGAAGCGCTCGCCGAGGTCCACCGGGTGCTTTCACCCGGCGGCGTTGCGGTATTCCTCGATTTTTCCAATCCGGAACGTCCCGCCCTCCGGCATTTGCAGTACCTTCTGTTGCGAAGCTGGTGCGGACTTTGGGGGTTCCTCCTCCACGGGACGTCGGAGATCCACGGGTACATCGCCGAGAGCCTGCGGTACTTTCCCGACCGGAGGCGTTTCCGGGAAATCTTGCGGGAACATCGCTTCGTCGTGTCGGACGAACGGCGATTCCTCCTCGGGATCACCGGATTGCTTGTCCTGCGGAGAGAGGGCTCTTCGACGGCGACGCGGGTATGAATGGGAAGGAAGATATGATAAAAAGGTTGCCGGCAGGTGCGTTCCCGCCGGGTTCATCGACACGAACGAAGGAGGAATCGCTCTGGAAGTGGATGAAACGAAACGGAAGATCCGGGAAATCCTGTCCGTTCGACTGAATCTCTCGACGGCGGTCGAGAAGATCGACGATGATGCGGCGCTCTTCGGACCCGGCAGCCTCGGCCTCGACTCGATCGACGCGCTGGAGCTGGTGCTCGGCATCCAGAAGGAGTTCGGCGTGGCCATCGAGGATCGCGAGCTGGCGGTGAAGGTGCTGGTATCCATCGATACCATCGCGGAATACCTGAAATCCCTTCCGGCGGCGGACCCCGTTATCTCCCGGTAATGCGGATTCATTAAGGTGCCGAAGACGTGCTTCACCCCATGCGTCCTCTGCGGCCGGGATGCGCCGCAACCCGTCGCGGTCCGGAAGGGGTACCCGATCGTCCGTTGCGGTGGATGCGGGCTGGTCTACGTGCATCCGAAGCCTCCGGAGGAGGATCTCCCCGGGCTCTACGGGGGGTATCATGCCCGGGACGGCGGGAACGAGGCGGGCTGGAATCGCCTCATGGGGAAGATCTTTCGGGAGGCGGCCCACCACCTCGATGCATTCGGGAACGGGTCCGGTTCCGCCCGCCTCCTGGATGTGGGGTGCGGGTACGGCGGATTCGTCTCGCTGATGCGGGATCGGGGGTGGGATGCGGAAGGGGTCGACCCGTCTCCGATGACGGTCGCCGCCGCCTCGGCGAAAGGTATCCCCGTCCGCCTGGGAACCCTCGATGGATTTTCCCGTTCGGGGGCGGCATACCGCGCGGTCACCATGTTTTACGTGTTGGAACACCTCTTCGATCCGATGTCCGCGCTGAAAAAGGTATTCGCACTCCTTGAACCGGGCGGGGTCCTCCTGGTGCGGGTTCCCGACACCACGCCGATCGTCCGGCTGCTTTCCCCGTTCGGCTTGGGAGACGGGTTGTACGATCCTCCCTTTCATCTCTTCGACTTTCCGCCCCGGGTGCTCGCGAGGATGCTCGCCGAGGCGGGCTTCGGGAAGATTCGAACGTTCCCGGGCCGCAACACGATCCCCCCCCGCATCGGGCCGCGAATGGCCACCATGCTGTTCGGTGCGCTCGCCCGCGGCCTGTTCGCGGGAAGCGGCGGGAGGGTCCTCCTTCCCGGTGCGAGCAAGACCACGATCGCGCGAAAGCCTTTCTGAATGGCGACCCGGTTCCTTCTGCGCCTGGCGCGCACGATCGACGCACGACCGGGGAAGATCGCGATCGTCTTTCTGCTTGCCGCCGTCGTTTCCGGCATCGTCGTGGCGCGCATTCCGATCCGGACGAACCTGCTGGACGTCCTGCCGGAAGGGAATCCGACGATCCGCGCGTTCCGGGGGTTCCTCGAGGATTTCGGCATGATGGACAGCCTCGTCCTGGTGGTCTCGTCGAGCGAAGGATCGCCGGACCGGCTGATCGAAGCGGTCGAGACGATCGGAGAGAAACTGGCCGCTTCCCCGAGGGTGGCGTCGGTCGACTACAATCTCGTGCGATCCGGGGGTCGGTTCGTCGGGGAACATTTCCCGGCGTACCTCGATTCGGGAGGGGTGGGCCGCCTTTCGGAGCGGCTGTCCCCGGAAGGGATCCGGCGACAGATCCGGCGGAACCGGGAAGTTCTGCTCTCCCCGTTGGCTTCCCCTCTCGACGCCGAGTGGATTTCCGGGGATCCGCTGAACCTTCGTGAGATCGTCCGGGAAAGCCTGCTGCGGAGAACGGTCCCGAAGGGGATCGACCTTTCCACGGGCTATTACATGGATGCGGACCGTACCGTCGCCCTCCTGATGGTGCGTCCGGGAGGCTCCTCGAGAGATACGGCGTTCGTCGCCGGGCTGTACCGGGAGGTGGCCGGCATCGCGGCGGAGGTCTCCGACGGGGCCGGGATCAAGGTCGGTCTCGCGGGGGAGTACGCGAGCGTCGCGGAGGCGACCGGCGTGATCTGGCGGGACATGGTCTTCTCCTTCCTCTCCTCCTTCGTCCTGGTCTTGTTGCTCGTTTATGCCGCGTATCGTCCCCCGGTCGCCGTCCTTTGCGTTTTTGTCCTGACGCTGTTCGCCGCCCTTTCCTGGACGCTCCTGTTCGCCTACCTGCTGTACGGGGGGTTGAACATCGTCACCAGCATCGTCGCCGCGATGCTGATCGGCTTGTACGTCGATTACATGATTCACATCTATCACCGCTTCCACAGGGAAATCCGGAGGGGAAGGTCGCCCCTTCAGGCACTGGAAACCACCTTCTCCGAAACCGGGAAGGCACTCCTCAGCAGCGCCTCGACCAGTTCCATCTCCTTTTTCGCCGTGGTCGTGACCAGTTTCCGTGGGCTCCACGAGCTGGGGGTCGTGGCCGGGTTCGGGATCCTGTTCTGCCTCCTGTCCTCGTTTCTGGTGATGGGATCGCTCCTTTCCTGGCTCGCGAAGGTTTCCCCGGCGCGGATCGAGGCGGGCAGACCCGGCGGAATCCCGATGGGTTGGGCGGAACGGCTGGTCGCAGGGAGGAGCGGAACCGTTCTGGCGGTTTTTTCGATCTTTCTCTCTCTGTCGATCCTCGGATCGGCGCGCACCCGGTTCGACGCGGGCGTCGAGGCGATCGGTCCCGCGGACAGCGGGGTGGAGAAGGTTCAGCGTGTGATCGAGGAGAAATTCGGAAGAGGGGGGGAGCCGCTCTTTCTCGTGGCGCGTGCGGACGGAGACCGGCGGCTCGCCGCGGATTTCGACGCCCTCGATCTCCAGGGGGAGCGATGGAGGCGGGCGGGGAGGGTCGAAACGTTCTCTTCCCCGGCGATGCTGGTCCCGCCCCCCCGCTTCCAGGAGGAGTCCCGGCGGCTCCTGTCCGATGCCGGGCTGCCGGGGCGGTTCGACGATGCGGGTCTCGAGAGGGCGATCCGGCGTGAGATGGAGGTGCAGGGGATGGTCCCGGGGGGTGACCTTGCGGCCTATGCCGCCGGGATCGTCCACGCCCTCGACGGGGAAGGGGTCGTCGACCTGGCAAGGTTCGCCCGCTCGGGAGACCCCCGGGCGACGTATTTCTTCAACGGGGCCCGCAATGCGATCGCCGCCCACCTGACGCCGCCCGGCGGACGGTGGAGCAAGGGGGCGATCGCCGCCATGAAGGAAGACGTGCGGGCTCTCGGGGGGGACTTCGCGCTGACGGGCCCGCTCCTCATCTTCGAGGAGATCCGATCCTCGATCGTGCGGGAAAGCGCTCTCGCCACTCTCATCGCCTTCGTCGCGAACTGGATCATCGTGGGGTTCCACTTCCGCCGCTTCCGCGATGCGGCGCTGGTGATGGTGCCGGTGACGGCGGGATCGCTTCTCACCATCGGCGCCATGGGGGCGATCGGCATCCCGTTCAACTTTTTCAACGTCGCGGGGATCGCGCTCGTCTTCGGGTTCGGGGTCGACTATGGGATCTATTTCATGCAGTCCCGCAGGGAGAACTCCGAGGGGGGAGGTCCGGGGGCGCTTCGGCGGGCCGGGGGCGGCATCGTCCTCTGCTCGGTCACCACGCTGGGGTCGTGCGGCAGCCTCATCCTTTCGCATTACCGGGGGCTGGCGTCCATCGGCGCCGTGCTGTGCCTCGGGGCGGTCTTCTGCCTTCTCTCGACGATCCTGCTGCTTCCTTCGTTGGTGGATACGATGGATCGCCCGCGAACGCGGAAGGCACGGCGGGCCGTCATGGACGAGGAATGAAGGCGATCGGTCCGGTATGCGCGATCATCCCCGCCTATAACGCGGAGGAGACGGTGGGGACCGTGATCCGTGGCGCGCTTTCCTTCCTGACGACGGTGATCGTTGCCGACGACGGGTCGACCGATGCCACCGCTGAAGTCGCAAAGGAGGCAGGCGCGCAGGTCGTCCGTCTACCGGAAAACCGCGGGAAGGGGCACTGCCTGCGCCTGCTGTTCGCGGAGGCCCGGAACAGGGGATTCGATGCCGTCGTTTCGCTGGATTCGGACGGGCAGCACGATCCCGCGGACATACCGCGGTTTCTCGACGCCCATCGGAGCGACCCGGGATCCCTCATCGTCGGATCGAGGATGGCCGATGAAGAAACGATCCCCGTCCACCGGAGGAATTCGATGCTGGTCGCAAGATTCTACGTCTGCATCGCGGCCAACCGTTACATCGACGACACCCAATGCGGGTATCGTCTTTACCCGCTGTCCCTGGTGGAGTCCGTCGCCCTGTGCAAGGATCGATTCGTAACGGAGACCGAACTCCTCCTGAAAGTCGGTGACTCCGGTATCCCGATACGCTCCTTGCCGATCCGTGCCGTCTATCTGCCGGACCAGCGGACGCACTTCCGTTCCGTACCGGATGTCGCGGCCATTTCCGTGTACGTCATCTCCTACATCATGGTGAAATGGTGGATCGAGGGAACGCGGCCGGGGATCGCATGGACGTACCGGGGAGCCGGGAGCGGCAGGGACGTCTTTTCGCGATCTCCCCACATCGACCGGATGTTCGAGTGCGCCATGGTGCCGTTGTGCATTCCTCTCAGCGCCCTCTACGGCCTTTGGTTTGCCGTCAGCCGCCGGGCCGGCATGGCGACCTTCAATGGCCTTCGCGGTTGCGGGGTCCCGGTGGGGAAGGTGTTCGCCTCCACGATGCTCCTTCCCTTGTTGCTGGGGATTTCCATCGTCGATCTTGTCGGAAACCGTGTCGGATTGCGACCGGGGCTCACCACGCGTTTTGTGACGAAATGGTATCCAAATCTCTGGAAATGACCGGAAGCGGGAAGAAGGTGCGCATCGATCCCTGATTCGAAATCTTGTTGGATATCAAGTGGCTTTGGTATTCATGCTTGTCCGCACCATCGCCGGTGGGCTAAGATATCTCGATGCATACCGTCCTGCTCAAGGTCACGGCCCTCTTCTACCTCGTCGGGGCGCTGTCGTACCTCCACTTCGTCTTCACGCTGAACAAACGAGGGGCGAAGTTTGGGCGGATGTTCCTGCTGATCGGGGCGGTCCTCCACGGGGCGGGATTCGTCGCGCGCTACTTCGTCGCCGGGTACACCCCGATCACGTCCCTTTTCGAGTCGCTCTCCTTCTCCGCCTTCGCGATCGTGTGCGTCTTTCTCGCGTTCGAACTCCGGTACGGTCTCCGGGTGCTCGGCGCGTTCGTGGCGCCGCTCGCCTTCGCCTTCAGCGTCTCCGCGGCCTTCCTCCCCGGCGAGGTCCGGGCGCTGGCCCCCGCGCTCAACTCGTACTGGCTCCCCGTCCACGTGATCCTCCTCTTCTTCGGCAACGCCGTCTTCGCCGTGGCGTTCGGCGCGGCGATCATGTACCTGCTGATGGAGAGGGAGCTGAAGAACAAGAAAATGGGGGCGATCTTCAAGCGGCTT
Encoded here:
- a CDS encoding c-type cytochrome biogenesis protein CcsB; its protein translation is MHTVLLKVTALFYLVGALSYLHFVFTLNKRGAKFGRMFLLIGAVLHGAGFVARYFVAGYTPITSLFESLSFSAFAIVCVFLAFELRYGLRVLGAFVAPLAFAFSVSAAFLPGEVRALAPALNSYWLPVHVILLFFGNAVFAVAFGAAIMYLLMERELKNKKMGAIFKRLPSLNVLDDINYRCLTIGFPLLTLGIITGSIWAEYAWGSYWSWDPKEVWSLITWMLYAALLHGRLTVGWRGRKAAILAIAGFCAILFTFLGVNLLLPGLHTYTNLSG